A single region of the Thunnus maccoyii chromosome 10, fThuMac1.1, whole genome shotgun sequence genome encodes:
- the LOC121905383 gene encoding procathepsin L-like translates to MLLCVCMLLLVVSDLGFCLDEASLDNQWKQWKIKYGKEYNIRIYSRRQTGARRSCSRLQQLSEDEEYRRAIWEKNMLMIEAHNQEAEQGKHTYRLGMNLFGDMTSKEMAEKMTYHRVPSNYAKSSYCKGQTTGFFYKTGVPNPEVPQCKKDFKGMTLEEKVYNMTCPLKLPKFIDYREKGMVTQVKDQGSSGSCWAFSAVGALEGQLAKKTGKLLDLSPQNLVDCVTKCNGCRGGQMIDAFKYVQDNGGMNSDKDYPYIGEKQPCSYNASAITAQCKGFKKVPEGDECALAKALYEVGPLSVAIDSSQKEFMFYESGVYYDPECDKDNINHAVLLVGYGETREGLKYWIVKNSFGESWGKEGYIQITRDHNNHCGIASDVSYPLV, encoded by the exons atgttgctgtgtgtctgcatgttgcTGTTGGTGGTCTCAGATCTGGGCTTTTGTCTGGATGAAGCCTCCCTAGACAACCAGTGGAAACAGTGGAAGATCAAATATGGAAAAGAATACAATATACGTATTTAT agCAGACGTCAGACAGGAGccaggaggagctgcagcagactGCAGCAGCTGAGTGAG GATGAGGAGTATCGGAGGGCCATCTGGGAGAAGAACATGTTAATGATTGAAGCCCACAACCAGGAGGCAGAACAGGGAAAACACACCTACAGACTGGGGATGAACCTCTTCGGAGACATG ACCTCGAAGGAAATGGCTGAGAAGATGACATACCACAGAGTGCCATCAAATTAC GCAAAATCCAGTTATTGCAAAGGTCAAACCACTGGGTTTTTTTACAAGACGGGAGTCCCCAACCCAGAGGTGCCGCAATGCAAGAAGGACTTCAAAGGCATG ACCTTAGAAGAAAAGGTTTACAATATGACTTGCCCGTTGAAGCTGCCAAAATTTATTGACTACCGCGAGAAAGGCATGGTGACTCAAGTCAAAGACCAG GGAAGCTCTGGCTCCTGTTGGGCATTCAGTGCTGTAGGGGCCCTCGAGGGCCAGTTGGCCAAGAAGACAGGCAAACTGCTAGACCTCAGTCCTCAGAACCTGGTTGACTGTGTCACAAAGTGCAATGGCTGCAGAGGAGGACAGATGATAGATGCCTTCAAGTATGTGCAAGACAATGGAGGCATGAACTCTGATAAGGACTACCCATACATCGGAGAG AAGCAACCGTGCAGCTACAACGCATCAGCCATTACAGCCCAGTGCAAAGGCTTTAAAAAGGTTCCAGAAGGGGATGAATGTGCACTGGCCAAAGCTCTGTATGAAGTGGGTCCTCTGTCTGTGGCCATTGACAGCAGTCAGAAAGAGTTCATGTTCTACGAGAGTG GTGTTTACTACGACCCCGAGTGTGACAAAGACAACATCAATCACGCTGTGCTGTTAGTGGGCTACGGAGAGACTAGAGAGGGTTTGAAATACTGGATTGTCAAGAACAG CTTTGGAGAGTCTTGGGGCAAAGAAGGCTACATTCAGATCACACGTGACCACAATAACCACTGTGGCATTGCCAGTGATGTCAGCTACCCACTCGTGTGA